In the Mycolicibacter sp. MU0102 genome, one interval contains:
- a CDS encoding bifunctional o-acetylhomoserine/o-acetylserine sulfhydrylase: MTADNNTDPSSHWSFETKQVHAGQVPDAATNARALPIYQTTSYTFDNTDHAAKLFGLEVPGNIYTRIMNPTNDVVEQRIAALEGGVAALLVASGSAAATFAILNLAGAGDHIVSSPRLYGGTYNLFHYSLTKLGIETTFVEDPDDLESWRAAVRPNTKAFFAETISNPKIDVLDIPGVSGVAHDNGVPLIVDNTVATPYLIQPLAHGADIVVHSATKYLGGHGAAIAGVIVDGGTFDWTQGRHPGFTTPDPSYHGAVFADLGAPAFALKARVQLLRDLGSAISPFNAFLIAQGLETLSLRVERHVANAQRVAEFLEARDDVLSVNYAGLASSPWHARAQQLAPKGVGGVLSFELPGGIEAGKAFVDALKLHSHVANIGDVRSLVIHPASTTHGQLSAEEQLASGVTPGLVRLAVGIEGIEDILADLELGFAAASAQLGDSPALAAR; encoded by the coding sequence ATGACCGCCGACAACAACACCGACCCCAGTTCGCACTGGTCGTTCGAGACCAAGCAGGTCCACGCCGGGCAGGTTCCCGACGCGGCCACCAACGCCCGCGCGCTGCCGATCTACCAGACCACCTCCTACACGTTCGACAACACCGATCACGCCGCCAAGCTGTTCGGCCTGGAGGTCCCGGGCAACATCTACACCCGGATCATGAACCCGACCAATGACGTCGTCGAGCAGCGCATCGCCGCGCTCGAGGGCGGGGTCGCGGCGCTGCTGGTGGCCTCCGGGTCCGCCGCGGCGACCTTCGCGATCCTCAATCTCGCCGGCGCCGGCGACCACATCGTCTCCAGCCCGCGGCTCTACGGCGGCACCTACAACCTGTTCCACTACTCGCTGACCAAACTGGGCATCGAGACCACCTTTGTCGAGGACCCCGATGACCTGGAGTCCTGGCGGGCGGCGGTGCGGCCCAACACCAAAGCCTTCTTCGCCGAGACCATCTCCAACCCGAAGATCGACGTACTCGACATCCCAGGTGTGTCGGGCGTGGCCCACGACAACGGCGTGCCGCTGATCGTCGACAACACCGTGGCGACCCCCTACCTGATCCAGCCGCTGGCCCACGGCGCCGACATCGTGGTGCACTCGGCCACCAAGTACTTGGGCGGACACGGCGCAGCGATCGCGGGCGTGATCGTCGACGGTGGGACCTTCGACTGGACGCAGGGCCGCCACCCCGGTTTCACCACACCCGACCCGAGCTACCACGGCGCGGTCTTCGCCGATCTGGGAGCGCCCGCGTTCGCACTCAAGGCCCGCGTGCAACTGCTGCGCGACCTGGGCTCTGCGATCTCGCCGTTCAATGCCTTCCTGATCGCCCAGGGCCTGGAGACGCTGAGCCTTCGGGTGGAGCGCCACGTCGCCAACGCCCAGCGGGTCGCGGAGTTCCTGGAAGCCCGCGACGACGTGCTGAGCGTCAACTACGCCGGGCTGGCCAGCTCGCCGTGGCACGCACGGGCCCAGCAGCTGGCACCGAAGGGTGTCGGCGGTGTGCTCTCGTTCGAGCTCCCCGGCGGCATCGAGGCCGGCAAGGCGTTCGTCGACGCACTGAAGCTGCACAGCCACGTCGCCAACATCGGTGACGTGCGTTCGCTGGTGATCCACCCGGCGTCGACGACGCACGGCCAGCTCAGCGCCGAAGAACAGCTGGCCAGCGGTGTCACCCCGGGCCTGGTTCGCCTGGCGGTCGGCATCGAGGGCATCGAAGACATCCTGGCGGACCTGGAGCTCGGCTTCGCCGCGGCCTCGGCACAGCTCGGCGACTCGCCGGCGCTGGCGGCCCGTTGA